The following is a genomic window from Staphylococcus saccharolyticus.
GTGTGTGAGCGCGTTGATTAATCTTATCTCTAAGTTTTATTACATTTTTTATCGTCATACATGGAGACGGAACATTTAACAAATTTATTTCATCGACATTAGGCATATTGCTTAATAATATCTTGATGTTGTGAAATTGGATTTTCTTTATTAGTAATCACTTTATTCAAGGAATCTTGAGACATACTCATTGTTCCACCAGTATGTATAACAAGGAGTTGTTTCATTGACTTTCCTCCTATTAATTTTTTACTTTTTTATGATAAAATAATATTTATAAAATAACAAGGAAGGATATTGAATAATGAGTTCAATCAATATTGCATTAGACGGTCCTGCTGCTGCCGGGAAAAGCACAATAGCTAAACAAGTAGCAAGTCGTCTATCTATGATATATGTAGATACAGGAGCCATGTATCGTGCCATTACATATAAATATCTTCAAAATGGCAAACCAGAAAACTTTAATGAGTTAATCAATAACACTTCATTAGAACTCACTTATGATGAACAAAAGGGGCAACGCATATTATTAGATGAGCAAGATATTACTGATTATTTAAGAGAAAATGATGTTACAAACAACGTGTCTTACGTCGCTTCTAAAGAGCCTGTTCGTTCATTTGCGGTTAAGCTTCAAAAAAAATTAGCTGCTAAAAAAGGGATTGTGATGGATGGTAGAGATATTGGGACCGTTGTTTTGCCTAATGCTGAACTAAAAGTATACATGATTGCATCAGTAAAAGAACGTGCAGAACGCAGACAAAAGGAAAACGAATTACGTGGCATTGATTCTAATTTAGAACAACTTAAACAAGAAATTGAAGCACGCGATCATTACGATATGAATCGCGACATTTCTCCATTAAGAAAAGCTAATGATGCATCTACTTTAGACACGACAGGTAAATCCATTGAAGAAGTAACACAAGAAATTTTAGATATGGTTAATCAAATTAAATAACGACTGTAATATAGATGAAGACTACACTGTAGTATAAGCGGTTTATGCTTACAATAGTAGTCTTTTTTACGAGCATATCATTTTAACTAGCTAATAAAACTTTATATAATTATTATGAAAAATAAGTTTCACTTCTGCGATTAGTTACAAACTATATTTTTTCTAAATTATAATTAAACATTTCTTAATAATTAATTAACGTCGTTTATAGTAATATAATTGATAGTTACTTTTTTGCTATAATGTAACTAAAACTGTTTCATTTTACTATATGAATTTGACTTTGACAGATTTATAATCTTATAAAAACAAAGCTCATTTATAGACGTGCTTGAAAGTAGAATCTCTTGACAATTCTACGAATTTATAAGATGTTATAATTATGTAGTGTATAAGGAGGCATACAAGATGACTGAAGAATTCAATGAATCAGTGATTAATGATATTAAAGAAGGTGACAAAGTCACTGGAGATGTTCAACAAGTTGAAGATAAACAAGTTGTTGTGCATATTAATGGGGATAAATTTAATGGAATCATCCCGATTAGTCAACTTTCAACGCATCATATTGAAAACCCAAGTGAAGTAGTTAAAGTTGGGGATGAAGTTGAAGCTTATGTGACTAAAATTGAGTTCGATGAAGAGAACGACTCAGGCGCATACATTTTATCTAAAAGACAACTTGAAACTGAAAAATCATATGAATACTTACAAGAAAAACTTGATAACGATGAAGTGATTGAAGCTGAAGTTACTGAAGTAGTTAAAGGCGGTTTAGTCGTAGATGTTGGTCAAAGAGGTTTCGTACCAGCTTCACTAATTTCAACTGATTTCATTGAAGATTTCTCTGTATTTGATGGACAAACAATCCGCATTAAAGTGGAAGAGTTAGATCCTGAAAACAATAGAGTCATTTTAAGCCGTAAAGCTGTAGAACAAGCAGAAAATGATGTTAAAAAAGCATCATTATTAGAATCTTTATCTGAAGGCGACATTATTGAAGGTAAAGTTGCTCGCTTAACAAACTTTGGCGCATTTATCGATATTGGAGGCGTGGATGGTCTCGTCCACGTATCAGAATTATCACACGAACATGTCCAATCACCTGAGGAAGTTGTTTCAGTAGGTGATGTAGTTAAAGTTAAAGTTAAATCAGTAGAAAAAGATTCTGAACGTATTTCATTATCTATTAAAGATACGTTACCAACACCTTTTGAAAATATCAAAGGT
Proteins encoded in this region:
- the cmk gene encoding (d)CMP kinase, giving the protein MSSINIALDGPAAAGKSTIAKQVASRLSMIYVDTGAMYRAITYKYLQNGKPENFNELINNTSLELTYDEQKGQRILLDEQDITDYLRENDVTNNVSYVASKEPVRSFAVKLQKKLAAKKGIVMDGRDIGTVVLPNAELKVYMIASVKERAERRQKENELRGIDSNLEQLKQEIEARDHYDMNRDISPLRKANDASTLDTTGKSIEEVTQEILDMVNQIK
- the rpsA gene encoding 30S ribosomal protein S1 — protein: MTEEFNESVINDIKEGDKVTGDVQQVEDKQVVVHINGDKFNGIIPISQLSTHHIENPSEVVKVGDEVEAYVTKIEFDEENDSGAYILSKRQLETEKSYEYLQEKLDNDEVIEAEVTEVVKGGLVVDVGQRGFVPASLISTDFIEDFSVFDGQTIRIKVEELDPENNRVILSRKAVEQAENDVKKASLLESLSEGDIIEGKVARLTNFGAFIDIGGVDGLVHVSELSHEHVQSPEEVVSVGDVVKVKVKSVEKDSERISLSIKDTLPTPFENIKGKFHENDIIEGTVVRLANFGAFVEIAPAVQGLVHISEIDHKHIGSPNEVLEPGQQVNVKILSIDEDNERISLSIKAILPKEDVIESDASTTQSYLDDNDEDNPTLGDVFGDKFKDLKF